One genomic region from Anabaena sp. PCC 7108 encodes:
- the ftsE gene encoding cell division ATP-binding protein FtsE, protein MPMLKAPEQTNTSVDNKVQDSQQQGNQAQTMVELRSVTKTYTTGYHALLDVSLEIKKGEFLFITGASGSGKSTFLKLLYGQELPTQGEVIVDDLNVANLQGDRLSFLRRRIGIVFQDYKLIPQRTVAENITFVLQAQGYTRKEIQRRLEPTLKLVGLLSKADRFPDQLSGGEQQRVSIARAIIATPPLLLADEPTGNLDPDNSWQVMQILQKLNTFGATVIVTTHDEQLVRRCNHPVVQVKNGRLYRK, encoded by the coding sequence ATGCCAATGTTAAAAGCTCCAGAACAGACAAACACATCTGTTGATAACAAGGTACAAGATAGTCAACAACAGGGTAATCAAGCCCAGACAATGGTGGAATTACGCTCTGTAACTAAGACTTACACCACAGGCTATCATGCCCTGTTAGATGTGAGCCTAGAAATCAAAAAGGGAGAATTTCTTTTTATTACCGGCGCTAGTGGTTCTGGTAAATCGACTTTTTTAAAATTATTGTATGGACAGGAGTTACCTACACAAGGAGAGGTAATTGTTGATGATTTGAATGTAGCAAACTTGCAGGGCGATCGCTTGTCATTTTTGCGTCGTCGGATAGGTATTGTCTTCCAAGACTATAAACTCATTCCTCAGCGAACAGTAGCAGAAAATATCACTTTTGTACTGCAAGCTCAAGGCTATACTCGTAAAGAAATTCAACGACGCTTGGAACCAACTTTAAAATTAGTAGGTTTGTTGTCTAAAGCAGACCGCTTTCCTGATCAACTTTCTGGGGGTGAACAGCAGCGAGTAAGTATCGCTAGAGCAATAATTGCTACTCCACCTTTATTGCTGGCAGATGAACCAACAGGCAACCTTGATCCTGATAATTCATGGCAAGTAATGCAGATTCTGCAAAAGTTAAATACTTTTGGCGCGACGGTAATTGTGACTACTCATGATGAACAACTAGTCAGACGGTGTAATCATCCAGTTGTGCAGGTCAAAAATGGACGACTATATCGGAAATAG
- a CDS encoding succinate dehydrogenase/fumarate reductase flavoprotein subunit, whose amino-acid sequence MLQHDVIIVGGGLAGCRAALEIARTDPSLNVAVVAKTHPIRSHSVAAQGGMAASLQNVDPEDSWEAHAFDTVKGSDYLADQDAVAILTQEAPNVVIDLEHMGVLFSRLPDGKIAQRAFGGHSHNRTCYAADKTGHAILHELVNNLRRYGVQIYEEWYVMRLILEDGQAKGLVMFHLLDGQIEVVRAKGVMFATGGYGRVYNTTSNDYASTGDGLAMTAIAGLPLEDMEFVQFHPTGLYPVGVLISEAVRGEGAYLINAEGDRFMANYAPSRMELAPRDITSRAIAYEIRAGRGVNLDGSSGGPFVYLDLRHMGKEKIMSRVPFCWEEAHRLVGVDAVTQPMPVRPTIHYCMGGIPVNTDGQVRSSGDGLVDGFYAAGETSCVSVHGANRLGSNSLLECVVYGKRTGASIARYVQNRKLPNVNEQHYITEAKQQIQSLLEQPGKYRINQIRQEFQDTMTQYCGVFRTEELMREGLQKLEKLQQQYPLIYLDDKGTCWNTELVEALELQSLMVVGQTILASALNRQESRGAHFREDFPNRDDSQFLQHTMAYYSPAGIDIQYRPVMINMFEPKERKY is encoded by the coding sequence ATGTTACAGCATGATGTAATTATTGTTGGTGGTGGTTTGGCGGGATGTCGGGCTGCGCTAGAAATTGCCCGCACTGACCCTAGTTTAAATGTGGCGGTAGTTGCCAAAACCCATCCGATTCGTTCTCACTCCGTTGCTGCTCAAGGTGGTATGGCAGCATCTTTGCAAAATGTTGACCCAGAAGATAGTTGGGAAGCACACGCTTTTGATACTGTCAAGGGTTCCGATTATTTGGCAGACCAAGATGCTGTAGCTATTCTCACCCAAGAAGCGCCCAATGTGGTAATTGATTTAGAACACATGGGAGTTTTGTTCTCGCGTCTTCCTGATGGTAAAATTGCTCAACGGGCTTTTGGTGGACATTCCCACAACCGCACTTGTTACGCTGCTGATAAAACTGGTCATGCAATTCTGCACGAATTGGTGAATAATTTACGGCGTTATGGTGTGCAGATTTACGAAGAATGGTATGTAATGCGCCTGATTTTAGAAGATGGACAGGCAAAAGGTTTGGTGATGTTTCACCTGTTAGATGGGCAAATTGAGGTGGTGCGGGCTAAGGGCGTGATGTTTGCGACGGGTGGATATGGTCGCGTTTATAACACTACATCTAATGATTATGCTTCGACCGGTGACGGTTTAGCAATGACTGCGATCGCTGGTTTGCCTTTAGAAGATATGGAATTTGTGCAGTTTCATCCTACTGGTTTATATCCTGTAGGAGTGCTGATTTCCGAGGCTGTGCGGGGGGAAGGGGCGTATTTAATTAATGCTGAGGGCGATCGCTTTATGGCTAATTATGCGCCTAGTAGAATGGAATTAGCTCCTCGTGATATTACCTCAAGAGCGATCGCTTATGAAATTCGTGCCGGTCGTGGTGTCAATCTCGATGGTAGCTCAGGTGGACCCTTTGTTTACCTAGATTTGCGCCACATGGGTAAAGAAAAAATCATGAGTCGCGTTCCCTTCTGTTGGGAAGAAGCACACCGTTTAGTAGGTGTTGATGCTGTCACTCAACCGATGCCAGTCCGTCCCACAATTCATTATTGCATGGGTGGTATACCAGTTAACACCGATGGACAAGTCCGCAGCAGTGGAGATGGTTTAGTTGATGGCTTCTATGCTGCTGGAGAAACGTCTTGTGTTTCCGTTCATGGTGCCAATCGTCTCGGTAGTAATTCGCTGTTAGAATGTGTAGTTTATGGCAAGCGCACAGGGGCAAGTATAGCCAGATATGTGCAGAACCGCAAATTACCAAATGTAAATGAGCAACATTATATTACCGAAGCAAAACAACAAATTCAATCTTTACTAGAACAACCTGGAAAATATCGAATTAACCAAATTCGCCAAGAATTTCAAGACACAATGACGCAATATTGTGGAGTGTTTAGAACAGAAGAATTAATGCGAGAAGGTTTGCAGAAACTTGAAAAATTACAACAACAATATCCACTGATTTATTTAGATGATAAAGGAACTTGTTGGAACACGGAATTAGTAGAAGCTTTGGAATTGCAGAGTTTAATGGTAGTAGGACAGACAATTTTAGCATCAGCTTTAAATCGTCAAGAAAGTCGCGGCGCACATTTCCGGGAAGATTTCCCAAATAGAGATGATAGTCAATTTCTGCAACACACAATGGCTTATTATTCACCAGCGGGAATTGATATTCAATATCGTCCGGTAATGATTAATATGTTTGAACCAAAGGAGAGAAAGTATTAA
- a CDS encoding M48 family metallopeptidase, producing MINWNGFLRNYRLWQRRWLYPLISLSVAISLCLSTSLPSQAIDIWQIIRKATEIAPQVTQVIQLSNLSIRDEVELGKQMNDELQQEVRLSRNQQLNRYVDQVGRRLAAHSDRANIPYTFQVVEDEAVNAFATVGGFVYVNTGLLKVADNEAELASVIGHEMGHIEGKHLVNQMQQRAIASGVATVTGLDRSQAIGIGVDLALNRPRSRQDEYDADRRGLITLTRTGYSQLAMVSFMKKLQGKSSVPTFLSTHPGASDRVLALQRQINSQPSKGNYGLDNTTYKANIRAFLP from the coding sequence ATGATTAACTGGAATGGATTTTTAAGAAATTACCGTCTATGGCAGCGCCGCTGGTTGTATCCGTTGATTTCGCTAAGTGTTGCTATTAGTCTGTGCTTGAGTACATCCCTTCCTAGTCAAGCGATAGATATCTGGCAGATTATACGCAAGGCTACGGAAATAGCACCGCAAGTAACGCAGGTAATTCAACTGTCTAATTTATCAATTAGGGACGAAGTTGAGCTTGGTAAGCAGATGAATGATGAATTGCAGCAGGAAGTTAGACTTTCTCGCAATCAACAGCTTAATCGCTATGTAGATCAAGTTGGTAGACGTTTAGCCGCTCATAGCGACCGCGCTAATATTCCTTATACTTTTCAAGTGGTTGAAGATGAAGCTGTTAACGCATTTGCTACTGTGGGTGGCTTCGTTTATGTGAATACGGGATTATTAAAAGTGGCAGATAATGAAGCGGAACTAGCTAGTGTCATCGGTCATGAAATGGGACACATTGAAGGTAAGCATTTGGTCAACCAGATGCAACAAAGAGCGATCGCTAGTGGTGTAGCTACAGTAACAGGTTTAGATCGAAGTCAAGCTATAGGTATTGGTGTCGATTTAGCTCTAAATCGTCCACGTAGTCGTCAAGATGAATATGATGCTGATCGAAGAGGATTAATTACCTTAACACGCACTGGTTATTCTCAATTAGCGATGGTTTCGTTTATGAAAAAACTACAGGGAAAGAGTTCGGTTCCCACGTTTTTGAGTACACACCCTGGAGCCAGCGATCGCGTATTAGCTCTCCAACGTCAAATTAATAGCCAACCAAGCAAGGGAAATTATGGCTTGGATAATACAACTTATAAAGCTAATATCCGAGCCTTTTTACCGTAG
- a CDS encoding alpha/beta fold hydrolase encodes MLQPLGFEQRSINTSLGKMVYYTASGLPWQDKSEKTDKETLVFLHGFGGGSSAYEWSKVYPAFAAEYRVIAPDLIGWGKSDHPQRSYKVDDYLTTIREFIEQTCTSPVTAIASSLTAAFIIRVAIADPDLFKSLILVSPAGISDFGQDYSRSFFAQLVSVPLVDRFVYSKGIATDAGIRTFLEQRQFAQANRVYQEIVEAYLQSAQAPNAEYAALSFVRGDLCFDLSLYVQQLTTPTAMMWGQKSQFTAPEVGRRLAEINPQAIRFFQVLENVGLTPQLELPAVTIGLIRRYLTLLKGN; translated from the coding sequence ATGTTACAACCACTGGGATTTGAGCAGCGCTCGATTAATACCTCACTAGGTAAGATGGTATACTATACTGCTAGTGGCTTGCCTTGGCAGGATAAAAGTGAAAAAACTGACAAGGAAACTTTAGTATTTTTACATGGCTTTGGTGGTGGGTCTTCTGCTTATGAGTGGTCGAAGGTGTATCCGGCTTTTGCAGCTGAATATCGGGTGATTGCACCAGATTTAATCGGTTGGGGTAAATCTGATCATCCACAACGCAGTTACAAAGTTGATGATTATTTGACGACGATTCGGGAGTTTATTGAACAGACCTGTACAAGTCCAGTCACAGCGATCGCATCTTCTTTGACGGCAGCGTTTATAATTCGGGTAGCGATCGCTGATCCTGATTTATTTAAGTCGTTAATTCTAGTCAGTCCTGCTGGTATTTCCGACTTTGGACAAGACTACTCCCGCAGCTTTTTTGCCCAATTGGTCAGCGTTCCCCTAGTTGACAGATTTGTGTATAGTAAGGGAATTGCCACAGATGCAGGTATTCGCACCTTTTTAGAACAGCGACAATTTGCTCAAGCTAATCGAGTTTATCAAGAGATTGTGGAAGCTTATTTACAATCTGCACAAGCTCCAAATGCCGAGTATGCAGCTTTGTCCTTTGTCCGGGGAGATTTATGCTTTGATTTATCTCTTTATGTTCAACAGTTGACAACTCCCACGGCTATGATGTGGGGACAAAAATCGCAATTTACTGCTCCTGAAGTTGGTCGTCGCTTGGCGGAAATTAATCCCCAAGCTATTCGCTTTTTTCAAGTTTTAGAAAATGTAGGATTAACACCGCAATTAGAATTACCTGCGGTGACAATTGGATTAATTCGCCGATATTTAACTTTGCTAAAGGGTAATTAA
- a CDS encoding DUF4330 domain-containing protein: MAILDSKGRLFGKINLLDLGAGLVILLVIFGIFIFPGTSGSVAQVGKKTVPMEVDLVVRGLNIRDPEQLFKQGFTKGGKTSVIIRNQPYGQIGIKSIQELPRTISVPQPDGSVKELPDPRSNNFSTDFLLTLAGQAQVTDSGPVLGNNKVKIGMPFELEGFNYNFNASVIDIRLKDK; this comes from the coding sequence ATGGCTATTTTAGATTCAAAAGGTCGCTTATTCGGCAAAATCAACTTACTCGATTTAGGTGCTGGGCTGGTAATTTTGCTAGTTATATTTGGCATCTTTATATTTCCCGGAACCTCTGGCTCTGTTGCTCAAGTCGGTAAAAAAACAGTACCAATGGAGGTAGATTTAGTGGTTCGTGGTTTAAATATCCGTGATCCTGAGCAGTTATTTAAACAAGGATTTACCAAAGGTGGTAAAACAAGTGTAATTATTCGTAATCAACCCTATGGTCAAATTGGAATAAAATCAATTCAAGAACTACCTAGAACAATTTCTGTTCCCCAACCAGACGGTTCTGTCAAAGAATTACCAGACCCAAGATCAAATAATTTTAGTACAGATTTTCTTTTGACTTTAGCAGGCCAAGCTCAAGTTACCGACAGCGGTCCAGTTTTAGGTAATAATAAAGTAAAAATCGGAATGCCTTTTGAATTAGAAGGTTTTAACTATAATTTCAACGCTTCCGTCATTGATATTCGCCTAAAAGATAAATAG
- a CDS encoding response regulator transcription factor, which yields MSKIRIALIEDHDLTRVGIRTALLQKDEIEVVGEAANAVEGLKMLKKLQPDIAIVDIGLPDKDGIELTRELKAIIKSEYLETKVLILTLRDNKEAVLAAFAAGADSYCMKDIKFDNLLEAVRVTYDGNAWIDPAIARIVLQQAQQNPPSLTSKSSDHQPFVDSSESAEHQQPIESNSLTERELEVLQLIVEGCSNAVIAEKLYITIGTVKTHVRNILNKLCADDRTQAAVHALRTGLVE from the coding sequence ATGAGTAAAATTCGGATCGCGCTAATTGAAGATCATGATCTCACTCGTGTGGGCATTCGGACAGCACTACTACAAAAAGATGAAATTGAAGTTGTAGGAGAAGCTGCCAATGCGGTTGAAGGGCTAAAAATGTTAAAAAAATTACAACCTGATATTGCGATTGTCGATATCGGTTTACCAGATAAGGATGGAATTGAGCTAACCAGAGAGTTAAAAGCCATTATTAAAAGTGAATATCTAGAGACAAAAGTGTTGATTTTAACACTGCGTGATAATAAAGAAGCTGTTTTGGCGGCTTTTGCCGCAGGGGCAGACTCTTACTGTATGAAGGATATCAAATTCGATAATTTACTAGAAGCGGTGCGAGTAACTTATGATGGCAATGCTTGGATTGATCCAGCGATCGCTCGTATAGTATTGCAACAAGCTCAACAAAATCCACCTAGCCTAACATCTAAATCCTCAGATCATCAACCTTTTGTAGATTCTTCAGAATCAGCCGAACATCAACAGCCTATTGAATCTAACTCCCTCACAGAAAGAGAATTAGAAGTATTGCAATTAATAGTAGAAGGTTGTAGCAATGCAGTGATAGCAGAAAAACTTTACATCACCATTGGCACTGTAAAAACTCACGTTCGCAATATTCTTAACAAGCTATGTGCTGATGATCGCACCCAGGCAGCGGTACACGCTTTACGTACTGGATTAGTGGAATAA
- a CDS encoding DUF2470 domain-containing protein yields the protein MSDQFSPEISDRICKHMNEDHANAVVIYAQAFGNVKNATVAQMLSIDAEGMNLSAEVNGETVPVRVQFDHILADAEDAHQTLIAMVKQARVK from the coding sequence ATGTCTGATCAGTTTTCTCCAGAAATTAGCGATCGCATCTGCAAACACATGAATGAGGATCATGCTAATGCTGTTGTTATCTACGCACAGGCTTTTGGGAATGTAAAAAATGCTACGGTAGCCCAGATGCTCTCAATTGATGCTGAGGGTATGAATTTAAGCGCAGAGGTAAATGGAGAAACAGTACCAGTTCGCGTCCAGTTTGATCATATTTTAGCAGATGCGGAAGATGCTCATCAAACCTTGATTGCAATGGTGAAACAAGCACGGGTGAAGTAG
- a CDS encoding metallophosphoesterase family protein produces the protein MSEISPRRIIIGDVHGYYQGLMTLLAEIAVTSTDEVYFLGDLIDRGPQSAQVVNFVKENNYSCLLGNHEQMLLSVVGNKSSSNQTMHAWLYSGGQATIASYQTAQIPQDHIDWFESLPIYLDLGDVWLTHAGVDPDKSVSEQTADDLCWIRDEFHSLQQPYFQDKLIIVGHTITFSLPGVAPGQLAQGQGWLDIDTGAYHPRSGWLTGLDITNKLVYQANVFNHCVRTLPLEKAVSIVEPKKVKVSNRHKQRA, from the coding sequence ATGAGCGAAATTAGTCCACGAAGAATTATTATTGGGGACGTACATGGTTACTATCAAGGTTTAATGACTCTGTTGGCGGAAATAGCAGTTACATCAACAGATGAAGTGTATTTTTTGGGGGACTTAATTGATCGTGGACCCCAAAGCGCACAAGTAGTAAATTTTGTTAAAGAGAATAACTATTCTTGTCTACTAGGTAATCATGAACAAATGTTACTGAGCGTGGTTGGTAACAAATCTAGTTCTAATCAAACAATGCACGCATGGCTGTATAGTGGTGGACAAGCAACTATTGCTAGTTATCAAACCGCCCAAATTCCCCAAGATCATATTGATTGGTTTGAAAGTTTACCTATCTATCTTGATTTGGGAGATGTTTGGTTAACTCATGCAGGTGTAGATCCCGATAAATCTGTATCAGAACAGACAGCAGATGATCTTTGCTGGATACGTGATGAATTTCACAGCCTTCAACAGCCTTACTTTCAGGACAAATTAATTATTGTCGGACACACTATCACCTTCAGTCTACCAGGGGTGGCTCCTGGGCAATTAGCACAAGGACAAGGCTGGTTAGACATTGATACCGGTGCTTATCATCCTCGCAGTGGTTGGTTAACCGGGCTAGACATTACCAATAAATTGGTTTATCAAGCCAATGTTTTTAACCACTGCGTTCGGACTCTACCTTTGGAAAAAGCAGTAAGTATAGTTGAGCCAAAGAAAGTTAAAGTTAGTAATCGTCATAAGCAACGAGCCTAA
- a CDS encoding WecB/TagA/CpsF family glycosyltransferase, with protein MYKSPRVSSVLGLPVHVMTNYTDWLLECLQQGRGTHVVTLNAEMTIQAERNQSLTQVIQKADLVIPDGAGVVLYLQWLLRQEVQRCPGIELAEKLLQELGQQKTAPTVFFYGGAPGVAATAAELWQMEVPNLSIAGTYSGYHCPEEEEVLQQTLTQLQPQVIFVGLGVPRQELWIAKNRHWCPQAIWIGVGGSFDIWSGKKTRAPRWLANNNLEWLYRLYQEPWRWRRMLALPEFALKACVYRVTVRSANGVEC; from the coding sequence ATGTATAAATCACCTAGGGTATCTTCCGTATTAGGTTTACCAGTCCATGTCATGACAAATTATACAGACTGGTTGCTAGAATGCTTACAACAAGGCAGAGGAACTCATGTAGTTACTCTCAATGCAGAAATGACCATACAAGCCGAGCGAAACCAATCCCTAACACAGGTAATTCAAAAAGCTGACTTAGTGATTCCAGATGGAGCTGGAGTTGTTCTGTATTTGCAGTGGCTGTTAAGGCAAGAAGTACAACGTTGTCCGGGAATTGAACTAGCAGAAAAACTGTTACAAGAACTTGGTCAACAAAAAACTGCGCCTACAGTATTTTTCTATGGGGGAGCGCCAGGGGTAGCGGCCACAGCAGCAGAGTTGTGGCAGATGGAAGTTCCAAATCTAAGTATAGCAGGTACTTACTCAGGCTATCATTGTCCAGAAGAAGAAGAAGTATTACAACAAACTTTGACTCAGTTACAGCCACAAGTCATTTTTGTGGGTTTGGGAGTACCACGTCAAGAGTTGTGGATTGCCAAAAACCGACATTGGTGTCCTCAAGCAATTTGGATAGGGGTTGGTGGTAGTTTCGATATTTGGTCAGGTAAAAAAACTCGCGCTCCCCGATGGTTAGCTAATAACAATTTAGAATGGCTATATCGCTTGTATCAAGAGCCTTGGCGTTGGCGACGAATGTTGGCTTTGCCTGAGTTTGCACTAAAAGCCTGTGTTTATCGTGTAACTGTTAGGAGCGCTAATGGTGTTGAGTGCTAA
- a CDS encoding P-loop NTPase fold protein, whose amino-acid sequence MTDTPISPIEAVNAVINSHNPFINAGIVKEQDVWGKGVPDVPTLNAHASNQVFKAIEFVRKSQSSQDKVTSIAITAQQGVGKTHLLSRIRHELEKVGGALFVYASANNYTDLNLVKYQFQQTLADSLSKTGSQKVMQWQEVAAAMANEGRENATTPAELVKRFDNAYKKNKNLMNTLQRQVIKNKSDADPYIIRAILWTLSETQSPFAIKWLSGEELAQLNADELGLPNPSKTNQDRESEALKNIQQVLNLVSFYNSIVICFDEIDVKNNSTEDGFPTESVIANFVKILHDTLENSDLSQGVVILTVMLPETWRDKVNSLQGGTPDRISKFTQRKPIDLKPVSADYMVQLATVWLREYYSSKNLIPPHPLYPFEESHLREYGKNKPTVREALRWCADNFKVEEEQLPGDPFERFELAFTRENEAKIEEYIEDSSLIAEALYFGFNTLKGQTLEGVMIEELTNDIKPKAHNKNFINFKVIGNENGKEVKIGVAVIQDSQSTLNAGLRRLNDYHTFDLTRGCLVRSKSKIKQMQKKSATYRLFDELILQRGGENVDVIEDQIRPLVAILAIYQKRQNYKLTEEQILDFISKNKITFDNLLLREILSDPSGNMPDVDDGNFGGLFDDEDDNIPDVDDDGGLGDLYG is encoded by the coding sequence ATGACAGATACCCCTATTTCTCCCATAGAAGCCGTTAATGCTGTAATTAATAGTCATAATCCATTTATTAACGCTGGGATTGTTAAAGAACAGGATGTTTGGGGAAAAGGAGTCCCCGACGTACCGACATTAAACGCCCATGCTTCTAATCAAGTTTTTAAAGCCATTGAATTTGTTCGCAAAAGTCAATCTAGTCAAGATAAAGTAACTTCAATTGCTATTACTGCACAGCAGGGAGTTGGTAAAACTCATCTTTTGAGTCGCATTCGTCATGAACTAGAAAAAGTGGGTGGTGCTTTATTTGTTTATGCCAGTGCTAATAACTATACAGACTTAAATTTAGTTAAATACCAATTCCAGCAAACTTTGGCAGATAGTCTCAGTAAAACTGGTAGCCAAAAAGTCATGCAATGGCAAGAAGTTGCCGCAGCTATGGCCAACGAAGGTAGAGAAAATGCTACTACTCCAGCAGAGTTAGTCAAAAGATTTGACAATGCGTATAAAAAAAATAAAAACTTAATGAATACTCTGCAAAGACAGGTTATTAAAAATAAATCTGATGCAGATCCTTATATTATTCGCGCTATTCTGTGGACACTTTCAGAAACGCAATCGCCTTTTGCCATTAAATGGCTATCTGGTGAAGAATTAGCTCAATTGAATGCTGATGAGTTGGGATTACCTAATCCTAGTAAAACTAATCAAGATAGAGAAAGTGAGGCTCTTAAAAATATTCAACAAGTTTTGAATCTAGTTAGTTTTTACAACTCAATTGTTATTTGTTTTGATGAAATAGATGTTAAGAATAACTCTACTGAAGATGGGTTTCCAACAGAAAGTGTAATTGCTAATTTCGTGAAAATTCTCCATGATACTTTAGAAAATTCAGACCTCAGCCAAGGTGTAGTGATTCTGACGGTAATGTTACCAGAAACATGGAGAGATAAAGTAAATTCTCTTCAAGGTGGTACACCTGATAGAATTTCTAAATTTACACAACGAAAACCGATAGATTTAAAACCTGTTAGTGCCGATTATATGGTACAATTAGCAACTGTCTGGTTACGAGAATATTATAGTTCAAAAAACTTAATTCCTCCTCATCCACTTTACCCATTTGAAGAAAGTCATCTGAGAGAATACGGTAAGAATAAACCAACTGTTAGAGAAGCTTTACGATGGTGTGCTGATAATTTTAAAGTTGAAGAAGAGCAACTACCTGGTGATCCATTTGAAAGGTTTGAATTAGCATTCACAAGGGAAAATGAAGCAAAAATTGAAGAATATATAGAAGATAGTTCTCTCATAGCTGAAGCTCTATATTTTGGATTTAATACTTTAAAAGGACAGACTTTAGAAGGAGTAATGATTGAAGAACTTACAAATGATATCAAGCCCAAAGCACACAATAAAAATTTTATCAACTTCAAAGTTATTGGTAATGAAAATGGTAAAGAAGTGAAAATTGGTGTAGCAGTTATCCAAGATTCTCAATCTACATTAAATGCAGGTTTAAGACGGTTAAATGACTATCATACTTTTGATTTAACTCGTGGTTGTTTAGTGCGTTCTAAATCCAAAATAAAACAAATGCAAAAAAAATCAGCAACATATAGGTTGTTTGATGAATTGATTTTACAAAGAGGAGGAGAAAATGTAGATGTAATAGAAGATCAAATTCGCCCACTTGTAGCCATATTAGCTATTTATCAAAAGCGACAAAATTATAAACTAACAGAAGAACAGATTTTAGATTTTATTTCTAAGAATAAGATTACATTTGATAATCTGTTATTAAGAGAAATTTTAAGTGATCCATCTGGTAATATGCCTGACGTTGACGATGGTAATTTTGGAGGATTATTTGATGATGAAGATGATAATATTCCTGACGTTGATGATGATGGTGGTTTAGGTGATTTATATGGTTAA